TGCCACTTCACTGCCCATACGCTCAATAATATCCGCCGACTGCTGCAGGTTTAGCGTCATCTCCATAATCTCTGCCCAGCGCCGTGATTCAGCATCTGCCAAATCCTCTTTTGGGATCCGCGCCAGATAGAGCTTAATAGCGGTATGCAGAACATCTACATCCTCCGCCAGCTTACGCAGCGTCTTCTCCTGGCGCGGCTCGCCGTTAACCACTTTGCCCCAGGTTTCCAGCATCTCCTCCATAACATCGCCCATCCGAAGAGTTTCCCTTGCGGCATTTGCCAGGCCCAGAGAAGGCGTTTCTATAGCCGAAGGATCGAGATGTTTAGGCTTCATCCGCGCTTCTTCCTCCGGTGAATCACTGATGATACGACGACAGAAGTTAGCCATGGTATCGGCAAACGGAACCATCGCCAGGCAGCGAATCAGGTTGTAGAACACGTGGAAATAAATAACCAGTTCCGACTCAGGAAGCGGCAAATGGCGCATGTAACTCGCCAGCACATGGACAAACGGCAGAATAATCAGGCTGCCCACCAGCTTAAACAGCAGGCTACCCAGCGCTACCCGGCGAGCAGCGGCGTTAGCGGTGCTGTTATTAAGCATCGCCAGCAGGCCAGACCCGAGGTTGGCACCAATAACCAGGCACAGAGCCACGTCAAAAGAGATAACGCCGGTGGCGTTTAACGTGGCTGTCAGCAGCACGGCCGCAAGGCTGGAGTAGGAGATAATGGCAAACACCGCGCCAATCAGAGCATCCAGCATAATATCGCCGGTCAGCGACGCAAAGATGACCTTAACCCCTGAGGCCTGAGTTATCGGCGTTACCGCCTGAACGATAAGCTCCAGCGCCAGCAAAATCAGCCCAAGGCCAATCCCTACCCGGCCAAGCTGCCCAACGCGAGTCTGTTTTTTACTCAGGAATAAACTAACGCCGACGAAAATCAGCAGCGGTGACAGCCATGATAAATCGAAGGTCAGCACTCGCGCCATCAGCGCGGTACCGACATCAGCTCCCAGAACTATCACCAACGCTGGCGTGAGCGCAACAAGATCCTGAGCGACGAATGAAGTCACCAACATGGTCGTGGCGTTGCTGCTTTGTACCAGGGCCGTGACCCCGATACCGGCGCAAAACGCCATCGGTTTTTTTTCAACACTGCGGCTCAACACGGTACGCAGCCGTGCGCCAAATACCCGCATCACGCCCGTCCGGACAATGTGCGTTCCCCATACCAACAGGGCCACCGCAGACAATAAGTTCAAAAGAGTTAACACCGCGTCTCCTTAGAGTTGTTATCGTCAATTCCCTGCATTCAACACTCCCTTAAGTGCGTGCAATCGCACAACGGAAGAGGCTTTGTAGGCTCCCGTTTATTTGCAGACTCCGATTAAGTATAAGAGTTAATTAATAAAACGCCGGAACCGCGCCCTCAAATCCCGACGGCGCGGCCTGGTATCAGGCTCCGGATAAAACGCCATCCGGAGCTGTTGTCACTTTACGTCACCGATGAGTATTTGAGATAGCCTCATTCGTGCGTATGGTTATTCCGGGTCATAGCCCAGATTTGGTGCCAGCCAGCGCTCCGCTTCCGTTACGGTCATACCCTTGCGGCGGGCATAGTCTTCTATCTGGTCGCGCTGAATTTGCGCCACCGCAAAATACTTACTCTGCGGATGACTGAAATACCAGCCTGATACCGATGCGCCAGGCCACATGGCATATGACTCAGTCAGTTTCATGCCGGTGTGCAGCTCAACGTCCAGCAGCTTCCAGATAGTGGCCTTTTCGGTATGCTCCGGACAGGCAGCATAGCCCGGCGCCGGACGGATGCCCTGATAATTCTCGCGGATAAGCTCTTCGTTGCTAAGGTTTTCATTGGCCGCATAGCCCCAGTAAACCTTGCGTACCCGCTCATGTAGATATTCAGCAAAAGCCTCTGCCAGCCGGTCAGCCACGGCTTTAACCATAATCTTGTTATAGTCATCATGCTGGGCGTCATAGGCAGCAGCCAGCTCGTCCTCTTCCAGACCGCCGGTAACGGCAAATGCGCCTATGTAGTCGGCTTTATGGCTCGATTTAGGCGCCACAAAATCCGACAAACAATAGTTAGCAAAACCGACTTTCTCAGTCTGCTGACGCAAATGATGGGCTACGGCACGCAGATGGCTGCGTGATTCATCTTCATAAATTTCGATGTCATCACCCACCCGGTTAGCGGGGAACAGCCCTACGACTCCTCGCGGAGTCAAAGTGCCTTCTGCATGTAATTTATCCAATAGCGCATTGGCATCGTGGAACAGTCGCTGGGCCTCTTCGCCCACCACTTCATCCTCCATAATACGCGGATACTTCCCGGCCAGTGACCAGGTCATAAAGAATGGCGTCCAGTCGATGTAATTACGCAGGGTTTCGATACTGGCGGTAACGGACTCCACCCCAGGACGGTGGACCTTAGGAGGCATATAGCTATCCCAGTCAAAAGCCAGATCGTTTTCTCGCGCCGCCGCAAGAGTTACCGGTGGTGTGCGCGGTTTCTTACGGCCATGCTGTGCCCGAACCGTTTCGTACTCTTTACGGGTGCGGGCCACAAAATCATCGCGCTGAGTATCGGACAGCAGCGCAGCTACTACGCCAACGGTACGCGAGGCGTTCTGCACATAAACCGTCGGCCCGCTGTAGTTCTGCTCGATCTTCACTGCCGTGTGGGCTTTGGAGGTAGTGGCCCCGCCAATAAGCAACGGCAGGGTAAAGCCCTGGCGCTCCATCTCTTTGGCAACGTTAACCATCTCATCCAGAGAAGGCGTAATCAGCCCGGACAACCCGATAATATCGGCCTTCTCTTCAATGGCGGTTTTGAGGATTTTCTCGCACGGCACCATGACGCCCAGGTCGATAATTTCGTAGTTATTGCACTGCAACACCACGCCGACGATATTTTTACCGATATCGTGGACATCACCTTTAACCGTAGCAATAACCATTTTGCCGTTGCTGGAGCCTTTCTCTTTGCTGGCCTCAATAAATGGCTCCAGGTAGGCCACGGCCTGCTTCATTACCCGCGCCGATTTAACCACCTGCGGCAGGAACATTTTACCCTCGCCGAACAGGTCACCGACCACATTCATACCGTCCATCAGCGGCCCTTCAATGACTTCAATCGGGCGCGCGGCCTGCTGACGGGCTTCTTCGGTGTCCTGCTCTATAAATTCAGTAATCCCTTTCACCAATGAGTATTCGAGGCGTTTTTTCACTTCCCAGCTGCGCCATTCGGCCTGCTGAGCATTGGCAGTCTCATCGGTTTTAGTACCGCGATATTTTTCCGCCAGA
This genomic interval from Salmonella enterica subsp. enterica serovar Choleraesuis contains the following:
- a CDS encoding membrane protein; translated protein: MLTLLNLLSAVALLVWGTHIVRTGVMRVFGARLRTVLSRSVEKKPMAFCAGIGVTALVQSSNATTMLVTSFVAQDLVALTPALVIVLGADVGTALMARVLTFDLSWLSPLLIFVGVSLFLSKKQTRVGQLGRVGIGLGLILLALELIVQAVTPITQASGVKVIFASLTGDIMLDALIGAVFAIISYSSLAAVLLTATLNATGVISFDVALCLVIGANLGSGLLAMLNNSTANAAARRVALGSLLFKLVGSLIILPFVHVLASYMRHLPLPESELVIYFHVFYNLIRCLAMVPFADTMANFCRRIISDSPEEEARMKPKHLDPSAIETPSLGLANAARETLRMGDVMEEMLETWGKVVNGEPRQEKTLRKLAEDVDVLHTAIKLYLARIPKEDLADAESRRWAEIMEMTLNLQQSADIIERMGSEVAHKSLAARRAFSPEGIKELDNLLSQLMSNLRLSLTVFFANDLDSARRLRRSKHRFRILNQRYAYAHVNRLHQQNVQSIETSSLHLNLLGDMKRLNSLFCSVAYSVLEQPDNDEDRLKD